One Fulvia fulva chromosome 8, complete sequence DNA window includes the following coding sequences:
- a CDS encoding Serine/threonine-protein kinase oca2, which produces MQKIKQAFIPRPDHQAAANHAASQTDPGTPQQDPSLKDVQNITGLGQHKRDDLNPEAQKELQQLRSTLQNNIQSSRMQHHAFEPLSLPGSQPASRVPSGTNTPQRRPYMHARSGHNSTAPSPPTSAVHSPPLTPAATHTRDGGNAAPPTSAPAVRPPQDIMTPQRSASPQRNDAAGPVSSHPKTQPSHSLGPSGDSQPPSKDASPNATPSSTAPGTPRPFTPSTDASRGKRQSTAETSESKFRFGSRDPAIGFSSSGTGPSLPSNTPVLPRNNSGSIKPLQKVEQEKRSSFFGGSKHDNDSSSTLNEKGHSHSGSKSNLKRFFKGLGKHDSHKEKDHDRKHDSNGHSKDGTRTPTHSTTGDAPAVPFADDHGLQSKYGKFGKMLGSGAGGSVRLMKRSGDGTVFAVKQFRDRHAYESEREYNKKVTAEFCIGSTLHHGNVIETIDIVHEKGKWYEVMEYAPFDLFATVMTGKMGREEVTCSTLQVLSGVLYLHSMGLAHRDLKLDNVVINEHGIMKLIDFGSAVVFRYPFESDIVLATGVVGSDPYLAPEVYDHTRYDPRAADIWSIAIMFCCMTLRRFPWKAPRLSDNSYRLFVSPPDPDQDKVLDQHRRSLAPGSKTASTAPPSRNPSADDSANDNSPEHKHHHHHNPSQGGSESVSRQTTASNPDQQPTIKGPVRLLRLLPRETRHIIGRMLELDPKKRADMDEILADPWVQNSLVCRQEENGVIIKAPNHTHTLQPSNAGG; this is translated from the exons ATGCAGAAGATCAAGCAGGCATTCATCCCCCGTCCCGATCATCAGGCCGCAGCGAACCACGCCGCCAGCCAAACAGATCCTGGCACACCCCAACAGGACCCAAGCCTGAAAGATGTCCAGAATATTACAGGGTTGGGCCAGCACAAGCGGGATGACCTCAACCCGGAGGCCCAGAAAGAGCTGCAACAATTACGCAGCACCCTCCAAAACAACATCCAGTCGTCGCGTATGCAGCACCATGCCTTTGAACCTCTCTCACTACCGGGCTCCCAGCCAGCCTCACGA GTTCCTTCCGGCACAAATACACCACAGCGTCGACCTTATATGCACGCGCGCTCAGGCCACAACTCCACTGCACCCTCGCCGCCGACCTCCGCCGTGCATTCACCACCCTTGACGCCCGCCGCCACTCACACACGAGATGGCGGCAATGCTGCACCCCCTACCAGTGCGCCAGCGGTGCGACCGCCGCAGGACATCATGACCCCTCAGCGGTCAGCATCACCTCAGCGTAATGACGCTGCTGGACCAGTATCAAGCCACCCGAAGACACAGCCGTCTCACTCTCTTGGTCCCAGTGGTGACTCTCAGCCGCCCTCAAAGGATGCGAGCCCGAACGCGACACCCAGTAGCACTGCGCCCGGCACTCCACGGCCTTTTACTCCCTCCACCGACGCAAGCAGAGGGAAGCGACAGTCCACTGCAGAAACATCCGAGTCAAAGTTCAGATTTGGCAGCAGAGATCCCGCTATAGGCTTTTCGAGCTCAGGCACAGGACCATCGTTACCCTCCAACACCCCAGTGCTACCCAGGAACAACTCCGGCAGCATTAAGCCATTACAGAAGGTGGAGCAGGAGAAGCGGTCGAGCTTCTTCGGAGGCAGCAAGCACGACAATGACAGCTCGTCGACGCTTAATGAGAAGGGCCACTCTCACTCTGGGTCCAAGTCGAATCTTAAGCGCTTTTTTAAGGGGCTCGGCAAGCACGATAGTCATAAAGAGAAGGACCATGATCGAAAGCACGACTCGAATGGACACTCCAAAGATGGTACTAGGACACCCACGCACAGCACGACAGGTGATGCGCCTGCAGTGCCCTTTGCTGACGACCACGGCCTGCAGTCAAAGTACGGCAAGTTCGGCAAGATGCTTGGTTCTGGTGCGGGCGGATCCGTGCGTTTGATGAAGCGAAGCGGCGATGGTACTGTCTTTGCAGTGAAGCAATTTCGAGATCGACACGCCTACGAGAGCGAGCGGGAGTACAACAAGAAAGTCACGGCAGAGTTCTGTATCGGATCAACCCTCCATCACGGCAACGTCATCGAGACCATCGACATCGTGCACGAGAAGGGCAAATGGTATGAGGTGATGGAGTATGCGCCATTCGATCTCTTCGCGACAGTCATGACTGGCAAGATGGGGCGAGAAGAAGTGACGTGCTCGACACTGCAAGTGCTCAGCGGCGTGCTATACCTTCACAGTATGGGTTTGGCACACAGAGACTTGAAGCTCGACAATGTCGTCATCAACGAGCACGGCATTATGAAGCTGATCGATTTCGGAAGCGCGGTCGTCTTCAGATACCCGTTTGAGAGCGACATTGTCTTGGCGACAG GTGTCGTCGGATCGGATCCATATCTCGCGCCCGAGGTGTACGACCACACACGCTACGATCCTCGAGCTGCTGACATCTGGTCGATTGCAATAATGTTCTGCTGCATGACGCTGCGCCGATTTCCATGGAAGGCACCGAGGTTGTCAGACAACAGCTACCGGCTCTTCGTGTCGCCGCCAGATCCGGACCAAGATAAGGTACTCGATCAGCATCGAAGGTCACTGGCTCCCGGCAGCAAGACTGCTTCCACTGCCCCGCCGTCGAGAAATCCAAGCGCTGACGACTCGGCAAATGATAACTCACCAGAACATAAGCACCATCACCACCACAACCCGAGCCAGGGAGGTTCCGAGTCCGTCAGCAGGCAGACTACAGCCAGCAATCCTGACCAGCAACCTACTATCAAAGGTCCCGTGCGACTCCTCAGATTGCTGCCGCGCGAGACCAGACATATCATCGGCCGTATGCTGGAGCTGGATCCGAAAAAGCGTGCTGACATGGACGAAATTCTAGCCGATCCGTGGGTGCAGAACTCACTGGTGTGCAGGCAAGAAGAGAATGGCGTCATCATCAAGGCGCCTAATCACACACATACGCTGCAACCGAGCAATGCTGGAGGCTAG
- a CDS encoding Alpha-xylosidase — MRLLGTLATSWTLVLSHTQAHPGSHKAHNDNITVTWSTDPQVACQVAHGSNTVYNSAIMVGDTNVTTRPLQLSELHSKESNITVETKRISANVIRVQVEARSGYIGAEFTLTSGSHTYGVWSYPWNSSLSNEGVQFPLAGIGFIEGINWCNARAPFFMTSDGYAVYIDTLSMGYFDFSRPDIASFVFSTRSLTYYIILPAEEHDYKSILKTYAGLSNTAELPPDSAYGPVFWSDDFEQDFHPGVTNAQENYFDVIDHLQALQIHASGTFADRPYGTGNMSFGNFDFDPVYYPSPKDFIANLTSSGFDFQVWVANRAFVDTRLYNASIANGWLFPSINPNDIAGVALNLSIPEAYAYFKDQLSVFPALGVKGFKIDRGEEGEMPEHEQNLQMTLFEKLCHEVMEDHWGNDYYNFARSIVDRARSTTGVWNGDAHSNYTGLAYSVTSGIRAGLLGFSNWGSDTGGYVRDSGDPDEELWARWMWFSAFSPVYEIMVGTGATPWYPPYSQQLVNVLKMTTDLHHELLPYIRSYAHQAHVSGLPIIRAAFLESPQDLRTYNLTDEYFFGEELLIAPIVTKGGHRSVYFPKGYTYVDYFDRRSRYVGGSTAELSKELSTIPAFVRAGAIIPRGDVVRANNGWTTDWRPTLTIELYPSASVRESSFSYYNPAENASVVIDMDYDTQSGCVTVKYGCLRHDGSLVVVGKDENHEATISPAGGEAIFCNVVSLFDD, encoded by the coding sequence ATGAGGCTATTGGGAACGCTCGCGACGTCTTGGACGCTCGTGCTATCCCATACTCAGGCACACCCTGGCTCCCATAAGGCTCATAACGATAACATCACGGTGACTTGGTCGACCGACCCACAGGTCGCTTGCCAGGTTGCACATGGTTCCAACACCGTCTACAACTCTGCGATTATGGTTGGAGACACCAATGTGACCACGCGACCACTACAGCTGTCGGAACTACATTCGAAAGAGTCAAATATCACCGTTGAAACCAAACGCATCAGCGCCAATGTCATCCGGGTACAGGTGGAAGCAAGATCCGGGTACATTGGAGCAGAATTCACACTCACATCCGGGAGCCACACGTACGGCGTATGGAGCTACCCCTGGAACTCATCGTTGAGCAATGAGGGTGTTCAGTTTCCGCTCGCTGGCATTGGCTTCATCGAAGGCATCAACTGGTGCAATGCAAGAGCGCCCTTTTTCATGACCAGCGACGGTTACGCAGTGTACATCGACACACTGTCTATGGGATACTTCGACTTCAGCCGTCCAGATATAGCTAGTTTCGTGTTCAGCACTCGGTCCTTGACATATTACATCATACTGCCTGCGGAAGAGCACGACTACAAGTCGATACTGAAGACTTACGCGGGCCTGAGCAATACTGCAGAGCTACCTCCAGATTCAGCCTATGGTCCGGTCTTCTGGTCCGACGACTTCGAGCAGGACTTTCATCCGGGTGTCACAAACGCCCAAGAGAACTATTTCGATGTCATCGACCACCTTCAAGCGCTGCAGATTCACGCCAGTGGCACTTTCGCAGACCGTCCATACGGCACTGGGAACATGAGTTTTGGGAACTTCGACTTCGATCCGGTCTACTATCCAAGCCCGAAGGACTTTATTGCGAATTTGACTTCTTCTGGCTTTGACTTCCAGGTATGGGTAGCCAATAGGGCTTTCGTGGACACCAGGCTTTACAATGCTTCCATAGCAAATGGATGGCTCTTTCCTTCCATCAATCCGAACGACATTGCGGGCGTGGCTCTCAATCTGAGCATCCCAGAAGCGTATGCATACTTCAAGGATCAGCTGTCTGTCTTTCCTGCACTTGGTGTCAAGGGGTTCAAGATTGATCGTGGCGAAGAGGGAGAAATGCCAGAGCATGAGCAGAATCTCCAGATGACATTGTTCGAGAAACTCTGCCACGAGGTCATGGAAGACCACTGGGGCAATGACTACTACAACTTCGCGAGAAGCATCGTCGATCGTGCTCGGTCCACCACAGGTGTGTGGAATGGTGACGCTCATTCCAACTACACCGGGCTGGCTTACAGCGTCACAAGCGGTATTCGAGCTGGACTACTGGGCTTCTCAAACTGGGGCTCCGACACTGGTGGCTACGTCCGAGATTCTGGCGATCCGGACGAGGAGCTCTGGGCACGGTGGATGTGGTTCAGCGCTTTCTCGCCGGTATACGAGATTATGGTCGGCACTGGTGCTACTCCGTGGTACCCACCATACAGTCAACAGCTTGTGAACGTTTTGAAGATGACCACGGATCTCCATCATGAGTTGCTCCCCTACATCAGATCTTACGCCCACCAAGCTCACGTCAGCGGCTTGCCAATCATCCGCGCTGCATTCCTCGAATCGCCACAGGATCTGCGGACGTATAACTTGACCGACGAGTACTTCTTTGGCGAAGAATTGCTGATTGCTCCAATTGTGACAAAGGGCGGTCACAGGTCAGTATACTTTCCCAAGGGGTACACTTACGTCGACTATTTCGATCGAAGGAGCCGATACGTTGGCGGAAGCACTGCTGAGCTGTCCAAGGAACTCTCCACGATTCCCGCTTTTGTGCGTGCAGGCGCCATCATACCGCGTGGCGATGTCGTACGAGCGAATAATGGGTGGACCACGGACTGGCGTCCGACTTTGACGATCGAGCTGTATCCCTCTGCAAGCGTGCGGGAGTCCTCGTTCTCGTACTATAATCCAGCTGAGAACGCCAGCGTTGTGATTGACATGGACTATGACACGCAGTCTGGATGCGTCACGGTGAAGTATGGGTGCCTTAGACATGATGGCAGTCTGGTAGTGGTCGGTAAAGATGAGAATCATGAGGCTACTATAAGCCCGGCAGGTGGGGAGGCAATTTTCTGTAATGTGGTGAGCCTGTTTGACGATTGA
- a CDS encoding UDP-glucose 4-epimerase uge1: MVVGSVLVTGGTGYIGSFTALALLEADYKVVIVDNLYNSSDEVLNRIELISGKRPEYYQCDITDEKKLDEVFAKHPDIDNVVHFAALKAVGESAEIPLDYYNVNVYGTLCLLRSMQKHNVTNIVFSSSATVYGDATRFENMIPIPEECPLGPTNPYGNTKFTVETMITDYINAERVKAQKAGKKGEEFNAALLRYFNPAGSHPSGVMGEDPQGVPYNLLPLLAQVAVGKREKLLVFGDDYASKDGTAIRDYIHILDLAEGHLIALNHLRAQHPGVRAWNLGTGKGSTVYDMIKAFSHAVGRDLPYEVAPRRAGDVLDLTANATRANKELGWKTKRTLEDACEDLWRWTENNPQGYRQQPPQKFLDALKKNN; encoded by the exons ATGGTTGTAGGATCTGTCCTCGTCACAGG CGGCACGGGCTACATTGGCTCCTTCACCGCACTCGCCCTCCTCGAAGCAGACTACAAGGTCGTAATCGTCGACAACCTCTACAACTCCTCCGACGAAGTCCTCAACCGCATCGAGCTCATCTCCGGCAAGCGCCCCGAATACTACCAATGCGACATTACCGACGAGAAGAAGCTTGACGAAGTCTTCGCGAAGCACCCAGATATCGACAATGTCGTCCACTTCGCAGCTCTCAAGGCGGTGGGTGAATCTGCCGAGATTCCACTTGACTACTACAATGTCAACGTCTACGGAACGCTCTGCTTGCTGAGGAGCATGCAAAAGCACAATGTCACAAACATCGTCTTCTCCAGCTCTGCAACAGTCTACGGCGACGCGACCCGCTTCGAGAACATGATCCCAATCCCAGAAGAGTGCCCTCTCGGCCCAACCAACCCATACGGCAACACCAAATTCACCGTCGAGACAATGATCACAGACTACATCAACGCGGAAAGAGTCAAGGCACAAAAGGCAGGCAAGAAGGGCGAAGAATTCAACGCAGCTCTCCTCCGATACTTCAACCCAGCCGGCAGCCATCCCAGCGGCGTCATGGGTGAAGACCCACAAGGCGTACCCTACAACCTCCTCCCACTCCTCGCCCAGGTCGCGGTCGGCAAGCGCGAGAAACTCCTCGTCTTCGGCGACGACTACGCCTCCAAAGACGGCACCGCGATCCGCGACTACATCCACATCCTCGACCTCGCCGAGGGCCACTTGATTGCTCTCAACCATCTGCGGGCCCAGCACCCTGGTGTGCGCGCCTGGAACTTGGGAACGGGTAAGGGCAGCACGGTGTACGACATGATCAAGGCTTTCAGCCATGCTGTGGGACGCGATCTGCCGTATGAGGTCGCCCCGAGACGAGCGGGCGATGTGTTGGACTTGACGGCGAATGCTACGAGAGCGAATAAGGAACTGGGATGGAAGACGAAGAGGACGCTGGAGGATGCGTGTGAGGACCTGTGGAGGTGGACGGAGAACAACCCGCAGGGGTACAGGCAGCAGCCGCCGCAGAAGTTCTTGGATGCGTTGAAGAAGAACAATTAG
- a CDS encoding m7GpppX diphosphatase, with amino-acid sequence MSDPSPNTLITRFKFQKLLNTDQAGRRLILLGTISNTPALLLAERGAFSTDNTYLESFSRLMTNIKNLGDNDIYRWYLANSMAENTIDEPTPPDLKLNLIWPCTEKHIAKYSFQQMRVVVETGVVYERFVRRYMQLCREEGRLNWVFNILDGRAERENVLFRSKAEREEDDFLLLPDLNWDRSTLGSMHLLALPIRRDIWSVRDLTKSLVPWLRHLRATLTQTVTDLYPGVESDMLKFYVHYQPTYYHFHVHVVHVNLDATGTQAVGKALGLDHVISQLEHMEGGEEAGMHQVDLGYTVGENSELWQQIYLPLKEGREPSVGGSGGK; translated from the coding sequence ATGTCAGACCCCTCCCCAAACACCCTCATAACCCGCTTCAAATTCCAAAAACTCCTCAACACAGACCAAGCCGGCCGCCGCCTCATCCTCCTCGGCACAATCTCCAACACGCCAGCCCTCCTCCTCGCTGAGCGCGGCGCATTCTCAACAGACAACACCTACCTTGAGTCCTTCTCTCGCTTGATGACCAATATCAAGAACTTGGGTGATAACGACATCTACCGCTGGTACCTGGCCAACAGCATGGCTGAGAACACCATCGACGAGCCCACCCCGCCAGATTTGAAGTTAAATCTGATATGGCCCTGTACCGAGAAGCACATCGCGAAGTATTCGTTCCAGCAGATGCGGGTTGTGGTGGAGACGGGGGTGGTTTATGAGAGGTTTGTGAGGCGGTATATGCAGCTGTGTCGGGAGGAGGGGAGGTTGAATTGGGTTTTTAATATTTTGGATGGGAGGGCGGAGCGGGAGAACGTGCTGTTCCGCTCGAAGGCGGAGAGGGAGGAGGATGATTTTCTGCTTCTTCCGGACCTGAATTGGGATCGCAGTACGCTTGGATCGATGCATCTTCTTGCCCTGCCTATTCGGAGGGATATCTGGTCCGTCCGTGATCTGACGAAGTCGCTCGTCCCTTGGCTGCGACATCTTCGCGCTACCCTTACGCAGACAGTCACGGACCTTTATCCTGGGGTGGAGAGCGATATGCTGAAGTTCTATGTGCACTATCAACCCACGTACTATCACTTCCACGTACACGTCGTGCATGTGAACCTGGATGCGACAGGGACGCAGGCGGTCGGCAAGGCATTGGGGTTGGACCATGTTATCAGTCAATTGGAGCATATGGAGGGCGGGGAGGAGGCGGGGATGCATCAGGTGGATCTTGGGTATACGGTGGGGGAGAATAGTGAGCTGTGGCAGCAGATCTATTTGCCGTTGAAGGAGGGGAGGGAGCCGAGTGTGGGAGGGAGTGGGGGAAAATGA
- a CDS encoding Non-reducing end alpha-L-arabinofuranosidase BoGH43A has protein sequence MALLTNPILPGFHPDPSCIIVPDFNHTVFCASSSFSVFPGIPIHASSDLDEWRLISNAVSRPSQLPDLAITNKSTSGIWAPTIRYHDGAFFVLSTLVFDDQPITNTSRWDNFILTTTNPFDSSSWTDPVHFEVEGYDVSPFWDEDGSSYVPGIRLASLDLSTGSVGESKTLWNGTGGLAPEGPHIYRKDGWYYLMIAEGGTGLNHEVTIARSRSLDGPYIPDPANPILTQANTTSYFQTVGHADVFQDQHGLWWGVALATRSGPEYQTYPMGRETVLASVEWSDGGWPVWQNVTGAFRRQPSVGDRGPAPGQGPLISAPDHLDFAPGTALPPQLVHWRLPICQNYVVSPPGHPYTLEITGSRLNLTGLDGNYAGPQGQTFIARRQTDSFFVFSVDVIANLIGEEHEVGVSVLN, from the exons ATGGCACTACTGACCAACCCCATCCTTCCTGGCTTCCATCCAGATCCGAGCTGCATTATCGTGCCAGATTTCAATCACACAGTGTTTTGTGCATCGTCCTCGTTCTCTGTCTTCCCCGGCATACCAATACATGCTTCGTCGGATCTCGACGAATGGCGCTTGATTTCTAACGCCGTCTCACGACCGTCTCAGCTGCCTGATCTCGCCATCACGAACAAGTCGACATCTGGGATTTGGGCACCTACGATTCGGTATCATGATGGCGCATTCTTCGTGCTTTCAACGCTCGTATTCGACGATCAGCCGATCACGAACACCTCACGATGGGATAACTTCATCCTGACGACCACGAATCCTTTCGACTCAAGTTCTTGGACAGATCCGGTACATTTCGAAGTCGAGGGCTATGATGTTAGCCCTTTCTGGGATGAGGATGGCTCGTCATATGTG CCCGGCATCAGATTGGCATCACTCGATCTGAGCACCGGCTCAGTCGGTGAATCGAAGACGTTGTGGAATGGAACTGGCGGTCTAGCGCCGGAGGGTCCTCATATCTATCGCAAAGATGGCTGGTACTATCTCATGATCGCCGAAGGCGGCACAGGACTCAATCATGAAGTGACGATCGCCAGATCGAGAAGCTTAGACGGACCGTACATACCGGATCCGGCTAATCCCATCCTCACGCAGGCCAATACGACGTCTTATTTCCAAACCGTGGGCCATGCAGACGTGTTTCAAGACCAGCATGGACTGTGGTGGGGTGTAGCTCTGGCGACAAGAAGTGGTCCGGAGTATCAAACCTATCCTATGGGCCGTGAGACCGTTCTGGCGTCCGTGGAGTGGTCCGATGGAGGATGGCCTGTATGGCAGAACGTGACAGGAGCGTTCCGAAGACAACCGTCGGTTGGGGATCGTGGGCCAGCCCCTGGACAGGGCCCACTCATATCTGCACCCGATCATCTTGATTTTGCGCCTGGGACAGCACTGCCACCGCAGCTCGTGCATTGGCGGTTGCCCATTTGTCAGAACTACGTAGTTTCTCCGCCAGGACATCCATACACCCTCGAGATCACTGGGTCGAGACTCAATCTGACCGGTCTGGACGGCAACTACGCTGGTCCACAAGGGCAGACTTTCATCGCTCGTCGTCAGACAGACAGTTTCTTTGTCTTTTCAGTTGATGTTATAGCGAATCTGATCGGCGAGGAGCACGAAGTCGGAGTGTCGGTCTTGAACTGA
- a CDS encoding Cytochrome P450 monooxygenase: protein MAVTSLSGVLMSQKWYLLVAAVITYIAVKCTFRRFFHPLAKVPGPFLPAVTKLYQSYYHGRYYLQIEKLHQQYGPIVRITPSEVHIADAECYDKIYYVGTKYWKSPNFYNALCVPYAMFGTPSNDVHKIRRGAMNPMFSRQKVLDLEGIVQEKASKTVVLHHAFRAVSIDVISDFAFDRCYNFLDKEDTGAHFFEMARGIGPALWAFQQFPSLQKLALKTPPWMAPYLSKPLGYVTSMQIECVRQVQGVQQKMREKKDLGRQTIFTTLLTDNGDKPEGYQIPTAWELKDEAYSVLVAASDTTGNAMTVAAFNVLHNQEIYKKLVAELEDRFPHQTTDLPFVELEKLPYLTAVIKEGLRLSFGVIGRLPRVVPASGATFHSHYLPQDTIVSMSSWLMHRDPSVFSSPNTFSPERWLISDAESRRLDRNLVPFGRGSRQCVGMPLAYTELYVTLGTLFRRFPSGMRVWSEGTKEVIGDYEDFFSSYHPYAKRDDWFKAWVPEGRE from the exons ATGGCCGTCACATCGCTCAGCGGCGTGCTGATGAGCCAGAAGTGGTACCTTCTGGTTGCTGCTGTCATCACTTACATCGCAGTCAAATGCACGTTTCGCAGGTTCTTCCACCCATTGGCGAAAGTCCCAGGTCCCTTCCTTCCAGCCGTCACGAAGCTCTACCAGTCCTACTACCATGGTCGCTACTATCTCCAGATCGAAAAGCTGCACCAGCAATATGGCCCGATTGTGCGCATCACTCCGAGTGAGGTGCACATAGCAGACGCAGAATGCTACGATAAGATCTACTATGTCGGGACCAAGTACTGGAAATCGCCCAACTTCTACAATGCGCTCTGCGTCCCGTATGCCATGTTTGGCACGCCCTCGAACGACGTCCACAAGATCAGAAGAGGAGCCATGAACCCGATGTTCTCGCGGCAGAAGGTGCTGGATCTGGAGGGCATTGTACAAGAGAAAGCAAGCAAA ACAGTCGTTCTGCACCATGCCTTTCGTGCTGTGTCGATCGATGTGATTTCAGACTTTGCTTTCGACCGATGCTACAACTTTTTAGACAAGGAAGACACCGGCGCCCATTTCTTCGAAATGGCGCGAGGTATCGGACCTGCGCTTTGGGCCTTTCAGCAGTTTCCCAGTCTGCAGAAGCTAGCGTTGAAGACGCCACCCTGGATGGCGCCGTACCTGTCGAAGCCGCTGGGATATGTCACAAGCATGCAGATCGAATGCGTGAGGCAAGTCCAAGGCGTGCAGCAGAAGATGCGCGAGAAGAAGGACCTGGGCAGACAGACCATCTTTACAACACTTCTGACAGATAATGGTGATAAGCCGGAAGGCTATCAGATACCGACGGCATGGGAGCTGAAGGACGAGGCATACAGTGTGCTAGTGGCTGCATCGGACACAACTGGGAATGCGATGACAGTGGCAGCTTTCAATGTGCTACATAACCAGGAGATTTACAAAAAGCTGGTAGCAGAGCTGGAAGACCGTTTTCCGCATCAAACCACCGACTTGCCCTTCGTTGAGCTCGAGAAGCTGCCATACCTT ACCGCCGTAATCAAAGAAGGCCTCCGCCTGTCCTTCGGCGTCATCGGCCGCCTCCCTCGCGTCGTCCCAGCCAGCGGCGCAACCTTCCACTCCCACTACCTCCCCCAAGACACCATCGTCTCTATGTCCTCCTGGCTGATGCACCGCGACCCATCCGTCTTCTCATCACCCAATACCTTCTCTCCCGAACGCTGGCTCATCTCCGACGCCGAGTCTCGCCGCTTAGACCGGAACTTGGTTCCCTTTGGCAGGGGAAGCAGACAATGTGTCGGGATGCCGCTAGCGTACACGGAGCTGTATGTCACGCTTGGGACGTTGTTTAGGCGGTTTCCGAGCGGGATGAGGGTGTGGAGTGAGGGGACGAAGGAGGTTATTGGGGATTATGAGGATTTCTTTAGTAGTTATCATCCTTATGCGAAGAGGGACGATTGGTTCAAGGCTTGGGTGCCGGAGGGGAGGGAGTAA
- a CDS encoding Ecp41 encodes MKLQVSALLFLCSALVAAQCEDPSDDSGRCDFGNQYLCKQAEGGRKYNNCAQQARGRCADFCPDLVRAVSYPACVPSLANARDSAEWDCGMLRRSTVPWVIVMTEIDHFAVLKADAIAIARLDGCVGPAPGSS; translated from the coding sequence ATGAAGCTCCAGGTCTCCGCTCTGCTCTTCCTGTGCTCGGCCTTGGTCGCAGCGCAGTGCGAAGATCCTTCTGATGATTCTGGGCGCTGCGACTTTGGGAACCAATACCTCTGCAAGCAGGCCGAAGGAGGTCGGAAGTACAACAATTGTGCGCAGCAGGCTAGGGGCAGGTGTGCGGATTTTTGCCCTGATTTGGTACGAGCAGTTTCCTATCCAGCGTGCGTACCGAGCCTAGCTAATGCCCGAGACAGTGCGGAGTGGGATTGTGGGATGCTCAGGCGAAGTACGGTCCCATGGGTTATTGTCATGACTGAGATTGACCATTTTGCAGTCCTAAAGGCAGATGCGATTGCTATTGCTCGACTTGATGGATGTGTTGGTCCAGCTCCGGGCAGTTCGTGA
- a CDS encoding Methyltransferase has product MDFADVHPDCEVIGVDLSPIQPSMVPSNCHFVIDDVTDEWTYPRNHFDFIHMRCLMGSISDWPALYRHIYTHLKPGGRLQHLDMNIQFTSDDGTVGSGHIMDEWSKVFIDCGERIGKTFEIADKSEEWIREAGFEDVNVRWYKVPVGKWPKDKTMKEVGICNFHYCYEGAEGWALYLLTKVLGWKVEEAQVFIARFRNALRDGKNHGYYRICVVWARKPLVAWAS; this is encoded by the exons ATGGACTTCGCCGACGTTCATCCTGACTGCGAAGTCATCGGTGTAGATCTCAGTCCCATTCAGCCTTCCATGGTCCCATCAAACTGCCACTTTGTCATTGACGATGTCACAGACGAATGGACCTACCCGAGGAACCATTTCGACTTCATCCACATGCGGTGTCTAATGGGCAGCATCTCCGACTGGCCAGCATTGTATCGACACATCTACACCCACCTGAAGCCCGGCGGCCGGCTTCAACACCTGGATATGAACATCCAGTTCACATCCGACGATGGGACAGTCGGCTCTGGTCACATTATGGATGAGTGGAGCAAAGTCTTCATCGATTGTGGCGAGCGGATTGGCAAGACTTTTGAGATCGCAGACAAGTCTGAGGAATGGATCCGGGAGGCTGGGTTTGAGGATGTGAATGTGAGGTGGTATAAGGTGCCGGTGGGGAAGTGGCCGAAGGATAAGACGATGAAGGAGGTGGGGATCTGTAATTTCCATTATTGTTATGAGGGCGCGGAGGGCTGGGCGCTTTATTTGTTGACGAAGGTGCTTGGGTGGAAGGTGGAGGAAGCGCAAGTGTTTATCGCGAGGTTTAGGAATGCGTTGAGGGACGGGAAGAACCATGGGTATTATCGCAT ATGTGTTGTGTGGGCACGGAAACCACTGGTTGCGTGGGCATCATGA